In Cicer arietinum cultivar CDC Frontier isolate Library 1 chromosome 7, Cicar.CDCFrontier_v2.0, whole genome shotgun sequence, a single window of DNA contains:
- the LOC101512577 gene encoding protein DMP2-like, whose amino-acid sequence MDTKNENETTPSRSPLLNTNTETTTPTQTPQPTTTSTTQKSGTDSIGSLIKLLPTGTVFLFQFLNPVVTNSGHCKTSNKYLSSILLAICGFNCIFSTFTDSYTGTDNKRHYGLVTPKGLWPSEASNSIDLSKYKLKVSDFVHAVLSWLIFAVLGLLDTNTVLCFYPSFMKTQKTVLQVLPVAIGVVVGWVFSVFPQQRHGIGYPPSTDSTETTSTISSNGTSQIPTNNV is encoded by the coding sequence ATGGatacaaaaaatgaaaatgaaaccACTCCTTCACGTTCACCCTTATTAAACACAAACACAGAAACCACAACACCAACACAAACACCACAACCAACAACAACAAGTACCACACAAAAAAGTGGTACAGATAGCATTGGAAGCCTCATAAAACTACTCCCAACAGGGACAGTTTTCTTGTTCCAATTCCTAAACCCCGTTGTTACAAACAGTGGTCACTGCAAAACCAGCAACAAGTACCTAAGTTCAATTCTTCTTGCAATATGCGGTTTCAATTGCATCTTTTCCACTTTCACAGATAGCTACACAGGTACTGATAACAAAAGACACTATGGACTTGTAACACCCAAAGGATTATGGCCTTCAGAGGCTTCGAATTCAATCGATTTATCGAAGTATAAGCTTAAAGTTAGTGACTTTGTTCATGCTGTTCTATCATGGCTTATTTTTGCAGTGTTGGGTCTTCTTGATACAAACACTGTGCTATGTTTTTACCCTTCTTTTATGAAAACTCAGAAAACTGTTCTTCAAGTGTTGCCTGTAGCTATTGGAGTTGTTGTTGGATGGGTGTTTTCGGTTTTTCCACAACAAAGACATGGAATTGGTTACCCTCCTAGTACTGATTCTACTGAAACAACCTCTACCATATCATCCAATGGAACTTCCCAAATTCCAACCAATAATGTTTAA